In a genomic window of Scheffersomyces stipitis CBS 6054 chromosome 4, complete sequence:
- a CDS encoding clathrin assembly complex AP-3 adaptin component, whose product MSFQLQNSEVLARLKPFGISFEKSLSDLIKGIRHQSKESPESLSNFLDVVIQECKTELSTTDLETKATAVLKLAYLEMYGFDMAWCNFQILEVMSSGKFQQKRIGYLAAIQSFKNEQDLLILATNQFKKDLNSHNHTEIGLALSGIATIVTPNLARDINDDVLMKLSHSKPYIRKKAILAMYKIFLQYPESLRVNFNRVIAMLDDADISVVSATVNVICEISKKNPHIFMTSLPKFFSILEDTKNNWLIIRILKLFQSLSRVEPRMKKKILPTILDLILRTQASSLIYECINCIVNGNMLSADSSKDKETAKICIKQIMEFFKTKDSNLKFVGLIALISILKIFPVFMHKVDGVSTIIMDCLTDPDLIIKRKALEICHYLVQEDNIAEVVKVLLLQLIPSDTNAIPEALKQEVTLKILSITSNDKYANVPNFKWYVAVLKDIINLTLLPLPSSSNASTISPATANVIAAEIGKEFKELATKVPSIRPTILNKVIVEAVQDVRILDVCPSLLRDFYWIMGEYIDELRSPSEEEMFIQAIVKLYNGIVTDYLVHYSVQGKFKREQFNQLAHYLYKLINFLGNWENHRNYEVQERALSWLEFLKLSLEAMTHEDISAIQKLEKDENSLPMLLTHILPSFFKSYPLNPIAKNSQKKIPIPEDLNLDEPIYTIPFDVSADDVDSFVNDEYDLFIEDEVDLHAEEASLISLSNRGSDDDLKKKQERLEKLRDDPYYLGSKKSSKKKSINRRVLLVDEDKTPSPENFSEKGSINSGVAPVKERKKKPLKMKKDKVVILSEETIEGGPDEEEDEEATAVKAKSKKKKSNFMIDSSNLDNFDLTSSAMSESVSGLDKDYEYNIDLDELRKKLASSSLKDKEKKEKKEKKKKKKKSSASNVEKIK is encoded by the exons ATGTCGTTCCAATTGCAGAACTCCGAGGTCTTGGCGCGGTTGAAGCCCTTCGGTATTCTGTTTGAGAAGTCGCTCTCCGACTTGATCAAAGGGATTAGACATCAATCCAAGGAGTCTCCAGAGTCTTTACTGAACTTTCTAGATGTCGTGATCCAGGAGTGCAAAACCGAGCTTTCAACGACGGATTTGGAGACAAAGGCTACGGCagtgttgaagttggcatATTTGGAGATGTATGGCTTTGATATGGCTTGGTGCAACTTCCAGATCTTGGAAGTGATGTCTTCAGGCAAGTTCcagcagaagagaatcGGATATTTGGCTGCGATCCAGCTGTTCAAAAACGAACAGGACTTGTTAATCCTTGCTACCAATCAGTTCAAAAAGGACTTGAACTCGCATAATCACACCGAGATAGGTTTGGCACTTAGTGGCATTGCTACCATTGTTACTCCCAATTTGGCGAGAGACATCAACGACGACgtgttgatgaaattgagcCATTCGAAACCGTATATTCGTAAAAAGGCTATCTTGGCCATgtacaagatcttcttaCAATATCCTGAAAGTTTGCGAGTTAATTTTAATCGCGTTATCGCCATGTTGGACGACGCAGACATTTCCGTGGTTAGTGCTACTGTCAATGTAATCTGTgaaatttccaagaaaAACCCGCATATATTCATGACAAGTTTGCCCAaattcttctccatcttgGAGGACACCAAGAATAACTGGTTAATCATCagaatattgaagttgttccagAGTTTGTCGCGTGTAGAACCTCgtatgaagaagaagattcttccGAcgatcttggacttgatcCTCAGAACCCAAGCATCGTCCTTGATCTACGAGTGTATCAACTGTATCGTTAACGGCAACATGTTGAGTGCAGACTCTTCAAAGGATAAGGAAACGGCAAAAATCTGCATTAAACAAATTAtggagttcttcaagacaaAGGACTCCAACCTAAAATTCGTGGGCTTAATTGCATTAATTAgcatcttgaagatattccCCGTGTTTATGCACAAAGTTGATGGTGTTTCAACTATCATAATGGACTGTCTCACGGATCCAGATCTTATCATAAAGAGAAAAGCATTGGAAATCTGCCATTACttggttcaagaagataataTAGCCGAAGTAGTAAAGGTCTTGTTGTTGCAGTTGATTCCAAGTGATACGAACGCTATTCCAGAGGCTTTAAAGCAGGAAGTCACTTTGAAAATCTTGTCAATAACATCGAACGACAAGTATGCGAATGTGCCCAACTTCAAATGGTATGTGGCAGTATTGAAGGATATCATCAATTTGACTTTACTTCCgcttccttcttcttccaatgctAGCACGATCTctccagcaacagcaaaCGTCATAGCTGCAGAAATCGGTAAAGAATTCAAAGAGTTAGCCACCAAGGTGCCTTCTATTAGACCCACAATTCTCAACAAAGTGATTGTGGAAGCTGTTCAGGATGTAAGAATCTTGGACGTGTGTCCTTCATTGCTTAGGGACTTCTACTGGATTATGGGAGAGTATATAGACGAGTTGAGATCTCCatccgaagaagaaa TGTTTATCCAGGCAATTGTTAAGTTGTACAATGGCATTGTGACCGATTATTTGGTGCACTATTCAGTTCAAGGGAAATTCAAGCGGGAGCAATTTAATCAATTGGCCCATTATTTatacaagttgatcaacttccTTGGAAACTGGGAGAACCATAGGAACTATGAAGTTCAGGAGAGAGCTTTGTCGTGGttggaattcttgaagCTTTCATTAGAAGCAATGACACATGAAGATATTTCGGCTATCcagaaattggaaaaggaCGAG AATAGTTTGCCAATGTTGCTAACACATATTCTTCCATCATTTTTCAAGAGTTATCCTTTGAAcccaattgcaaagaacTCACAGAAAAAGATTCCTATTCCAGAAGATTTGAATCTTGACGAGCCAATCTACACCATTCCATTTGATGTGTCTGCTGATGACGTTGACAGTTTTGTCAATGATGAATATGATTTATTCattgaagacgaagttgATTTACATGCTGAAGAAGCATCTTTGATCAGTTTGTCTAACAGAGGCAGTGACgatgacttgaagaagaaacaggagagattggagaaattgagaGATGATCCATACTATCTTGGATCCAAGAAGTCTtctaagaagaagtctaTTAACAGGAGAGTTCTCTTGGTCGATGAAGACAAGACCCCAAGCCCAGAAAACTTCAGTGAGAAGGGTTCGATTAATTCAGGAGTTGCTCCTGTCAAggagagaaagaagaaaccgttgaagatgaagaaggataAAGTGGTCATCTTGTCGGAAGAGACAATAGAAGGTGGtccagatgaagaagaagatgaagaagccaCTGCTGTTAAAGCCAAGTCcaaaaaaaagaagagtaaCTTTATGATTGATTCGTCGAATTTGGATAATTTCGATCTTACTTCTTCGGCCATGTCAGAGTCGGTCTCTGGTTTGGACAAGGACTACGAGTACAACATTGATTTGGACGAGTTAAGAAAGAAATTGGCCCTGTCTTCGTTGAAAGac
- a CDS encoding predicted protein has product MIGRADPSDRVPHVDRQDTTNDVEISSPVTSKDQDVTEVENHTNGTHGSVNGNTIPNNYESSIDESKRNGNTIENTNTAANRNGATNDNDSEVSSDDEYLVSDDDELNAFLASDSIHYPNSLSEHAAYLSNTLSHALDSLELDKSLVLQAQISGKLNNQNQMLVEKNAELGARLKRLRQLYNDNFVVRQDSALKVKLSKVDQMKNDLAAIEQRIARLKMGENKSSYLPFLRSTHHTQIGVAKKYPIEYNQAKTKVLERQIEDL; this is encoded by the coding sequence ATGATTGGACGAGCGGACCCCTCAGATCGAGTTCCGCATGTAGATAGACAAGACACGACGAATGATGTTGAAATAAGCTCTCCAGTAACTAGCAAGGATCAAGATGTTACCGAGGTAGAGAACCATACAAATGGGACTCACGGAAGTGTAAATGGAAACACAATCCCAAACAATTATGAAAGTTCAATTGATGaatcaaaaagaaatggcaatacaattgaaaatacAAATACAGCCGCTAATCGCAATGGAGCCACTAATGATAACGACTCAGAGGTTCTGTCCGATGACGAGTACCTTGTCAGCGATGATGATGAACTCAACGCCTTTCTCGCTTCAGACTCGATCCACTATCCTAATAGTTTATCCGAACATGCCGCATATTTATCCAATACTTTATCCCATGCTCTTGATTCACTTGAACTAGACAAATCTCTCGTGCTACAGGCTCAAATCAGTGGAAAGCTCAAcaaccagaaccagatgTTGGTGGAAAAGAATGCTGAACTTGGAGCACGATTAAAACGCTTAAGGCAATTGTATAATGATAATTTTGTAGTCAGACAGGATCTGGCTTTGAAGGTCAAGCTCAGTAAAGTCGACCAGATGAAGAACGATCTCGCAGCTATTGAACAGAGAATTGCGAGATTGAAAATGGGCGAGAACAAAAGCTCTTATTTACCCTTTCTCAGATCTACTCATCATACCCAGATAGGAGTAGCGAAAAAATACCCTATAGAGTACAACCAGGCCAAGACGAAAGTGCTAGAAAGACAAATAGAGGATCTATGA